The region GGATGCCGGCCAGGGCAAAGATCCACCAGCTCAGCTCGATGCGGTAGGCAAAGTCCTGCAGCCACTGGCTCATGCCGTACCAGGCTACCGGGGTAGCCAGCACAATGGCCACCACCACCAGCAAGGCAAAATCTTTGGAGAGCAGCAGCACGATGTTGCCTGTGCTGGAGCCCAGCACTTTGCGGATGCCGATCTCCTTAGTGCGCTGCTCGGCCGTGAACGAGGCCAGTCCAAACAACCCAAGGCAGGCAATGAAGATGGTCAGGCCAGCGAAGTAGCCGAACACGGTCAGCATTTTCTCCTCGGCGCGGTACTGTGCGTCGAAGTGCTCGTCCAGGAAGAAGTACTCCATGGGGTGCCGCTGATCAAACAAACGCCACTGCTGCTCGATAAAGCTGATGGTGTTTGCCTGTTCTTCCGGCGCAAGGCGGGCCAGCAAATAACCAGGTGACTGTGGAATGAGGCGTATAGCCAAAGGCTGCACATCAGTATGAAGAGAGTTCATATGGAAGTCCTTTACCACACCTATAACTCTGGCATCTGCACCGGTTATACTTTCATCGCCGGTTTCTACCTTCTTGCCAACAGGGTCGCTCCAGCCAAGCCATTTAGCAGCCGCTTCGTTAATAATAATGCCCTCGCTCTGGTCTGTTTTCATGTCGCGGGAGAAATTGCGGCCTGCCTGCATTTCTATACCCATCAAGGGTATAAAGTCGTAGTCCACGGCAATGATGTCGATTGTCTTCTCCACCATTTTATCACCTTGCTCCACCAGCATCAGGGTTCGGCTGGTAAGTTCGGCAGGAATGCTGTAGGAGTTAGATACCTGGAGCACGTTAGGGTTCTGCAGCAACTTCTGCTTGATGATAGGCAGGCGTTGTACCAGCGTAGAGTCACCTCCCGGCACATCAATTACCATTACCTGCTCTTTGTTAAAGCCCAGCTCGGAGTTTTTGAGGAAGTGCATTTGGGCGAACACGACGATGGTGCCAATGATCATGATGAGCGAGATGCTGAACTGCAGCACCACCAGTGCCCGGCGCAATGTCGCGCTGCCGCCTCGGGGCTGCTTGTCTGACTTCAGCACGTCGGCCGGTTTAAAGGCAGAGAGGAAGAAGGCCGGGTAGCTTCCTGCCACCACGCCCACCAGCAGCACAATGGTCACCAATACTAGCCCAAACTCCCACTGCAGAAAGAAATCGGAAGAGAAGTTCTTTTCGGTCAGGTTATTAAAGCTCGGGATGAAGATCTGCACGAGTGCCAGCGCCAGAAGCACTGCGATCAGCGTCAGCAGCACCGACTCGCCCAGAAACTGGCGTATAATCTGGCTGCGGTCGGCCCCTACTACCTTGCGCAGGCCCACTTCCTTGGCGCGCTTGGCCGAGCGGGCGGTGGCCAGGTTCATGTAGTTTATACTTGCTATCAGGAGCAGGAAAACTGCCACTGCGCTGAAAATGTAAACATAAGACAGGTTGCCGTGCGGGTTAAGGTCATGCTTAAACCGGTTGTCGAAGTGGATGTCCTGCAGGGGCTGCACAAAAAAGTTCATGTGCGCGTTCAACTGGTTCTCCTTTATCCAGGGATTCACACGGTTCTTTGCCAGGTTATCCACCTGTTGCTGCAGTGCAGGGATATGTTCCTTATCATGCAGCAGCACATAGGTGAAGTTGTTCAGGTTGAACCATTGGTTGTTCCGGTCGTCTGCGCTGGTGCGCGCATCCTGTGTCGCTTTAGAGAGTAGCCCGGAGGCCTTTATGTGCGAGTGGCCCGGGTTGCGGTACACACCCGTTACCGTATAGGAGTCGCGGCTGAACTGCAGGGTCTCACCCATCGCCTGCTCCACCCCGCCAAATATTTTGTTGGCCAGTTCTTCGGTCAGAACGATGGTTCTGGGGGCATTGAGGGCCGTGGCTGGGTCTCCTGCCAGCATGTTGTAATCGAACACCTTGAAAAAGGCACTGTCGGCGAAGATCAGATCTTCTTCTGAGAAGGTTTGGTTATCGTACCAGATGGTTTGCTTACCAGCCTGGTAAAACTGCGTCAGTGCCGCGATGTCGGAGAATTGGCTTACGGCTGGCGCCAGTGCCGGGGGTGTTACGGCAAACTCGTCCTTGTGTCCCTCAAACACCACTTCGCCCACAAGGCGCACAATGCGGTCTGATTTGCTAAAATGGCTCTCGTAGCTCAGCTCGTCCTGAACAAACAGGTAAATAAGGATACAGGAAGCCACCCCGATAGCCAGCCCCACAATATTGATGGCCGAGTATACTTTGTTCCGCAGCAGGTTGCGGACAGCTATTTTGAGGTAATTCTGTAGCATGGGGTTCTGTATAAGCTAGTTTTATTCTGTTCGTAGCGCATCCACGGGATTAGACGATGCAGCTTTTATAGCCTGGTAACTTATGGTAACCATCGCCACAGCAAACGCAACCAATGTGGCCAGTAAAAAAATGTCGGTGCTGATGTCGATGCGGTAGGCAAAATCGGAGAGCCATTGGCGCATGGCATACCAGGCAATAGGCCACGCAAGCAGGTTCGCAACCAACACCAGCTTCAGAAAGTCCTTGGAGATAAGCGCCACTATACCCGACACGGAGGCCCCAAAAACCTTTCTTACCCCAATTTCCTTGGTGCGCTGTATGGTGGTGAAGGAGGCTAAACCAAACAGGCCAAGGCAGGCGATGAGTATGGCGATGCAGGAGAATATGGTGAATATCTGCCCTTTCTTCACCTCATCCTGATAACTCTTCTCATAAAGATCATCTATAAACTGGTAGGAGAACGGTACTTTAGGTAAAAACTCCTGCCAGGTTTCTTCCATGTGGGCGAGCGCCGCTTTGGTATCGCCTGCAACTTTTACAGAGATGTTGCTATACCCTTGCGAGTCAGAGATCATGAACACCATGGGGGAGATCTCCTTGTGCAGCGACTCGAAGTGAAAATCCTGGGCTACCCCCACAATGCGCCCGTTGTTACCGCCATAGCTCAAGGTTTGGTCTATGGCTATATTCGGGTCGTGCCAGCCGATCATGCGTGCGGCTGCCTCATTAATAATGTATGCGGCCGTGTCGTCGCTGGCAAACTTACGGTCGAAGTTGCGGCCAGCGGCCATCTTCACCTTGTACACATCCAGCATGTCGTGGTCTATAGTAACAAACTTTATAGTAGCAGATGTAGGGGCTAAGTTGCCGCCTTTGCTTACCTGGGCACCCATGGAGTTCAGCAGCTGGTCGGTAGGCACCAGCGAAGACCTGCCCACGCCCTGTATGGTGGACGATTTCATCAACTCAGCCTTGAAAGCCTCATACTTCGGCGTGAGGTTGCTGCTGTTGGGCAGGACCACCAACTGATTCGAATCGAAGCCAAGGTCTTTCTGCTGCATATACATCAGCTGCTGGTAAATAATACCCGTGGCGATGATCAGCACAGTGGAAATAGAGAACTGCAGCACTACCAGCGTTTTGCGTAGCATCGGGTTTTTAGAGCTGCTGCTCAGGGAACCTTTCAGTACGGTGGCAGCCTGGAAGTGCGATAAGTAAAAGGCCGGGTACAAGCCTGCCAGTACCCCCACCACAAGCGGAAGGGTAAGCACAAGGAGTAGTACCCACTTATCAGACAGCAGGGTGGTGGTGATGTTTTTACCTGTGAATTCGTTTAGCCAGGGTAGGGCAAGCTCCGTCATACCGAGTGCCAGGATCGTGGCAATGGTGGTGATCAGGACGGACTCCAGCAGAAACTGAAGCACCAGGTTATGTTTGGCAGCGCCAATCACCTTGCGCACGCCTACCTCCTTGGCGCGGCTGGTAGACCGGGCTGTACTCAGGTTTACATAGTTGATGCTGGCAATAAGAAGTATGACAATGGCTACAGCGCCTAGTACCATGATACTATCTATGTCGCCGTTTACCTCCAGTTCCGAATCCAGGTTAGATTTCAGGTGGATGTCTGTCAGCTTTTGCAAGTATAAGTTTGTGAACTCGGAAGGCTTGCGGCTTCGCGCATGGTTGGTGCCACTCAGGTGGCGATCCAGAAAAGCGGGGAGCTGGGCCTGCAGGCTTTTTGCCTGCTCCTCCGACTGCAGCAGCAGGTAGGTAGGAAAAGAGTTGTTACCGTAGTTTGTTTTCAAAGCCTCTGCGCCATACACGGTGGTGTCGTTCAGGGTAGAGAAAGAGGCGAGAAAGTCAGGGTGCATGTGCGAATTCTCCGGGAAAGACTTGAATACGCCTGAAACTTTGAAGGTGAGTGTCTCATTCAACTTTAGCACTTTTCCTACGGCCTCTTCATGCGGATAGTACTTCTCCGCCATTTTATCGCTGAGCAGGATTGAGTAAGGCTCCTGAAGAGCTTCGTGGGCACTGCCTTTCAGCATGTTGATGTCAAAAATATCCACAAAAGCAGGCTCGGCAAAGTAGATGCCCTCTTCGCGGAAGGTCTTCTGCTTTTCTGCATCCTCCACGGTCAGGGTAGTACGCAGGGTGCGGGCAATACGCTCAATCTCAGGAAAATCCTGCTGCAGCAGTGGACCAAAAGGAGGGGCCACGCGTGCCAGGTGAAGACTAACAGAGCCATCATCGGAAAGGAAGTCGCGTGTTATGCGGTAGATATTGTCTGCTTTCGAGTGGTGACGGTCATAGCTAAGCTCATCCTTTACATAAAGAAAGATGAGCATGCAGGCAGCTATCCCAATAGCCAAACCACCAACGTTTATAGCAGAATATACTTTGTTGCGGGCAAGGTTACGCAAGGCAACCTTTAGGTAGTTTTTTAGCATAGTCTTATTTGTGTAGTGGTATGGCTTTAGGAGGAAAACAGCGGGATATTCACATCTGAAGTAGATTGTTGTAGAGGCGCGAAAGCTCACGCCTCTTTCACAACAAACAGCACTTTAAACTTAATCTCGATGTATGTAAACTCCTTACAATAACTCTGCAGCGTGGCGCTTTACGTTCAGGTTTTCGGTCACGATCTGGCCGTCGAAGAGGTTCACGATGCGGTGGGCGTACTCCGCATCAGTAGGGGAGTGTGTTACCATTACCACCGTAGTACCGGCATCGTTCAGCTCCGAAAGCAGCTGCATTACCTCACGACCATGTACTGAGTCCAAGTTACCGGTAGGTTCGTCGGCAAGTATAAGGGCTGGCTCTGAAACTACGGCCCGGGCAATGGCGGCACGCTGCTGCTGGCCACCCGACAACTGCTGCGGGAAGTGGTTGCGGCGGTGTGCGATGCCCATGCGCTCCATAGCCTGCAGGGAGCGCTTCGCCATTTCAGACTTGGAGTGGCCCAGGTACGCCAGCGGCAGGGCGATGTTCTCCTCCACGGTCAGCTCATCGATCAGGTTAAAGCTCTGGAACACAAAGCCCAGGTTCTGCTTGCGCAGCTTGGCCCGCTGGCGCTCCGATACATTGGCTACCTCCTGGCCCTGGAACTTGAAGCTTCCGGCAGATGGGCTATCAAGCATACCCAAAATGTTGAGCAGCGTAGATTTGCCGCAGCCTGATGGGCCCATAATGGCCACAAACTCGCCGCGTTTGATTTTCAGGTCTACCCCGGCCAGGGCAGTGGTCTCTACAGTATCGGTAACGTACTTTTTCTGCAGGTTTTGCGTGTCGATGATAAGTTCTTGCATGCTCATGGTTCTTGCGGTTGTAGAAGTTCTTAAAGTTTTATCCTGTACTAATGGTGTGTCAATTGATTGTTGAGTGGCTGCATGGTTAAATTGTTGTTTTGGTTAGTAGTCAAAACTCAAACTATTTAACCATGTAGCCATGTAGCCATGTAGCCATTTACTTCAGTTCCAACTGGTCTATGTCGCCGTAGCTGTCGTAGGAGGAGAGCACTACCTTTTCGCCCGGCTGCAGGCCCTCCAGCACCTCGTAATAGTTCGGGTTCTGGCGTCCCAGTTTAATTCTGCGCTTTTCGGCGTTGCCGCTGGCCTCGTTCACTACAAACACCCAGTTGCCGCCGGTGCTCTGGTAGAAGCCGCCACGCGGCAGAAGTATAGCCTGCGCCCCATCGTTGAGGTTCAACTTTACCTGCAGCGTCTGGCCACGGCGGATGCCTGCCGGTGCGCCATCTGCAAACTCCAAATCCACCTGGAAGGTATTGCTCTGCACCTCCGGGAACACCTTCGCCACGGTGACTTTGTAGCTCTTGCCGTTGAAGTCGAATGTGCCGTTCAGGCCGGGGTGGATTCTGGAGATATAGTGTTCGTCTATGTTGGCTTTTACTTTGTAGCCGTTCAGGTCGTCGATCTGGCCAATGTTCTCACCCGGCGCCTTCGACTCGCCCACCTCAGCCTTTAAAGTAGAGAGCTGCCCGGTGAAGGGGGCGGTCACATACAGGTTGTTGAGCGTGTTGCGGGCCATGCCGATGTTAGCCTCCATGCGCCGGATAGACTCATCCAGCTGCTTCAGGCGATCGTTCATCAGTTGGGCGTCCTGCTTCACAGAGCGCTCGGCCAGGGTCTTGCGGGTAGTCAGGTAATCAAACTCATCTTTAGAGGCCTCATACTCCTCCCGCGAGATCACTTTCTCCGCGATCAACATTTTGTTGCGCTCATACTTGCGTTTAGCCAGGGCCAACTGATACTGTATCTCTGCCAGGTCGTTTTCCTTGCGGATCAGGTCCTGCTTCATCGTGATCTCGGAGTTCTGGCGCTCGTTCATCAGGTCGTAAAGCTGTGTTTCGCGGGTCATGAAGTCGATCTGCAGCGTGGTGTTGGAGAGCTTCAGGATCGTGTCGCCTTTCTCCACCATGCGGCCGTCGTCGGTATAGATCTTCTCCACGCGGCCGCCCTCGGTAATGTCCAGGTAAAACGACTTGAGCGGCTCCACGGTACCATCAATGGCGATGAACTCCTGGAACATGCCCTCACTCACCTGCCCAACCGTAATGCGCTTGCTGTCCACGTTCAGTTTGGAGCTGTGTTCGGCAAACAACAGGTTGTAGAGCACCAGTACCAGCACCAGGGCGCCGCCTGCTATGAGGAGTATTTTCTTCGGCGTTACTTTTTTCTTTTCAATTACGCGATCCATAGTTGTAGATTGTGGTCGTGAGCACAGGTTTCTATCGTTCCCTTACCGCATTGCCAATTAGTGTGCCACTATTTATAAGTGATTGATAATCAGATAATTAATTTTAAGTATAGTGTTGGTGCTATTTCTATACTGTCCGGTTCCGTACACCTGGGTGTCCTGTAGCGAACAGCGGGCGGGCAAGGGAAAGGGAATTTGTAGCTGATGCTTTATACTTAGCCGGAAACATGGCATATTGCACAGAAAAAACGTAGTTTTACATATACAGCTGCGCGAAATCAACATAAAACTATGAGTAAAATCCCCTGCAAAGTATTGGTGGTAGATGATGAGGAAGATATCCTGATGGCAGGCAAACTGCTCCTGAAGCAACATTTTGAAGTCGTCATCACGACCTCAGACCCCTACCGGATTCCAACGCTTTTGCTGGAAAACGCCTTTGATGTGGTGCTGCTGGACATGAACTACAGCACCGGTGCCACCTCCAGCAAGGAAGGGTTCCACTGGCTGAAGCAGATACTCCAGCTCTCCCCAAAGACCACTGTGATACTGATGACAGCCTATGGCGACATAGAACTCGCCGTGCGCGCCTTAAAAGAGGGAGCCACTGATTTTGTACTCAAACCCTGGCAGAACGAGAAACTAGTAGCCATACTTAAAACGGCCTGCCAGAACCGGGCTTCCACGAGCAAGCGCAGTGCCGAGATAGCCGAGCGCGAAAATACCGCCTACCAC is a window of Pontibacter kalidii DNA encoding:
- a CDS encoding ABC transporter permease, yielding MLQNYLKIAVRNLLRNKVYSAINIVGLAIGVASCILIYLFVQDELSYESHFSKSDRIVRLVGEVVFEGHKDEFAVTPPALAPAVSQFSDIAALTQFYQAGKQTIWYDNQTFSEEDLIFADSAFFKVFDYNMLAGDPATALNAPRTIVLTEELANKIFGGVEQAMGETLQFSRDSYTVTGVYRNPGHSHIKASGLLSKATQDARTSADDRNNQWFNLNNFTYVLLHDKEHIPALQQQVDNLAKNRVNPWIKENQLNAHMNFFVQPLQDIHFDNRFKHDLNPHGNLSYVYIFSAVAVFLLLIASINYMNLATARSAKRAKEVGLRKVVGADRSQIIRQFLGESVLLTLIAVLLALALVQIFIPSFNNLTEKNFSSDFFLQWEFGLVLVTIVLLVGVVAGSYPAFFLSAFKPADVLKSDKQPRGGSATLRRALVVLQFSISLIMIIGTIVVFAQMHFLKNSELGFNKEQVMVIDVPGGDSTLVQRLPIIKQKLLQNPNVLQVSNSYSIPAELTSRTLMLVEQGDKMVEKTIDIIAVDYDFIPLMGIEMQAGRNFSRDMKTDQSEGIIINEAAAKWLGWSDPVGKKVETGDESITGADARVIGVVKDFHMNSLHTDVQPLAIRLIPQSPGYLLARLAPEEQANTISFIEQQWRLFDQRHPMEYFFLDEHFDAQYRAEEKMLTVFGYFAGLTIFIACLGLFGLASFTAEQRTKEIGIRKVLGSSTGNIVLLLSKDFALLVVVAIVLATPVAWYGMSQWLQDFAYRIELSWWIFALAGILALVIALATVSFQAVKAALLDPVKAIRTQ
- a CDS encoding ABC transporter permease → MLKNYLKVALRNLARNKVYSAINVGGLAIGIAACMLIFLYVKDELSYDRHHSKADNIYRITRDFLSDDGSVSLHLARVAPPFGPLLQQDFPEIERIARTLRTTLTVEDAEKQKTFREEGIYFAEPAFVDIFDINMLKGSAHEALQEPYSILLSDKMAEKYYPHEEAVGKVLKLNETLTFKVSGVFKSFPENSHMHPDFLASFSTLNDTTVYGAEALKTNYGNNSFPTYLLLQSEEQAKSLQAQLPAFLDRHLSGTNHARSRKPSEFTNLYLQKLTDIHLKSNLDSELEVNGDIDSIMVLGAVAIVILLIASINYVNLSTARSTSRAKEVGVRKVIGAAKHNLVLQFLLESVLITTIATILALGMTELALPWLNEFTGKNITTTLLSDKWVLLLVLTLPLVVGVLAGLYPAFYLSHFQAATVLKGSLSSSSKNPMLRKTLVVLQFSISTVLIIATGIIYQQLMYMQQKDLGFDSNQLVVLPNSSNLTPKYEAFKAELMKSSTIQGVGRSSLVPTDQLLNSMGAQVSKGGNLAPTSATIKFVTIDHDMLDVYKVKMAAGRNFDRKFASDDTAAYIINEAAARMIGWHDPNIAIDQTLSYGGNNGRIVGVAQDFHFESLHKEISPMVFMISDSQGYSNISVKVAGDTKAALAHMEETWQEFLPKVPFSYQFIDDLYEKSYQDEVKKGQIFTIFSCIAILIACLGLFGLASFTTIQRTKEIGVRKVFGASVSGIVALISKDFLKLVLVANLLAWPIAWYAMRQWLSDFAYRIDISTDIFLLATLVAFAVAMVTISYQAIKAASSNPVDALRTE
- a CDS encoding ABC transporter ATP-binding protein, whose protein sequence is MIDTQNLQKKYVTDTVETTALAGVDLKIKRGEFVAIMGPSGCGKSTLLNILGMLDSPSAGSFKFQGQEVANVSERQRAKLRKQNLGFVFQSFNLIDELTVEENIALPLAYLGHSKSEMAKRSLQAMERMGIAHRRNHFPQQLSGGQQQRAAIARAVVSEPALILADEPTGNLDSVHGREVMQLLSELNDAGTTVVMVTHSPTDAEYAHRIVNLFDGQIVTENLNVKRHAAELL
- a CDS encoding efflux RND transporter periplasmic adaptor subunit, with protein sequence MDRVIEKKKVTPKKILLIAGGALVLVLVLYNLLFAEHSSKLNVDSKRITVGQVSEGMFQEFIAIDGTVEPLKSFYLDITEGGRVEKIYTDDGRMVEKGDTILKLSNTTLQIDFMTRETQLYDLMNERQNSEITMKQDLIRKENDLAEIQYQLALAKRKYERNKMLIAEKVISREEYEASKDEFDYLTTRKTLAERSVKQDAQLMNDRLKQLDESIRRMEANIGMARNTLNNLYVTAPFTGQLSTLKAEVGESKAPGENIGQIDDLNGYKVKANIDEHYISRIHPGLNGTFDFNGKSYKVTVAKVFPEVQSNTFQVDLEFADGAPAGIRRGQTLQVKLNLNDGAQAILLPRGGFYQSTGGNWVFVVNEASGNAEKRRIKLGRQNPNYYEVLEGLQPGEKVVLSSYDSYGDIDQLELK